From the genome of Deferribacteraceae bacterium V6Fe1:
CATACCCTTTTTTTTCTGCATCTTTCAGCGACTTTTCATCAAAAGCAGGCCTTTCGTCCGTTTTTTTTGTCTGTAAATCCGCTTTTAATCCTTCAGTGCTATCAGGATTATTCGTTGAATTGAAAGATGTGAGCTCTTTAAAAGGGAATTTTTTAACACCTCTCTCCGTCGAAGTAAATGTTTTGAATGAATATGTCTGAACTTTGCCGATTGTTGATGACTTGATAATCTTTTTAGGCATACTTTATCCTAAACATATTGCTCTTCATCGCCACCTGAAATACTGACAACACCTTCCTCATCAAGCTCTCTTACAATTTCAACGATTTCATGCTGAGCTTTTTCCACATCTTTAAGCTTTACCGGACCCATATAATCCATCTCTTCTTTCATAGTCTCGACAGCTCGTTTTGACATAGATTCAAAAAATCTATTTTTCAGCTCTTCATCAGCCCCTTTAAGCGCAAGCGTAAGTGTATTTTTATCAGCCCTCTTTAATATCTCTTGTATAGCCTGCTGACCAAGACGCTTAATATCCTCAAACACAAACATCATATCTCTAATGCTTGCCACAAGCTCAGGTGCGTCCTTTTCAAGCCTTTCAAGGGTCTGCTTGCTTGCAGTCCTGTCCATCCGGTTAAAAATTTCCGCCACGGATTTAACTCCGCCTACCTCTACATTATAAGAGCTGATAGATTCAAACCTCTCCTCTAAGACTTTTGATAAGGTTTTAACTACAGAAGGCGAAATGTCTTGAAGGTTGGCAATCCTTATGGCCACTTCTGCCTTCAAATCTTCCGGAAGCTCTGCCAATGACTCTGCAGCCTGACTTGGATCAAGGTGGGCAAGTATCAGAGCAATTGTCTGGGGATGCTCATTTTGAATAAATTTTGCCAATTGCTTAGGTTCTATTTTTGTAAGAAATTCAAACCCTGAAGATTGCTCAAGTAACTTGGTAAGTCTATCTATAATCTTTCTTGCCCTTTCAGGGCCAAGTGATTTTGTCAATACGCTTTTAGCATAGTCAAGACCACCTTTGCTTATAAATTTCTTAGCCAAAAGCATATTATAAAACTCTTCCACAACAGCTTCCATCGTATCAGGGTCTACCATTTTGGTAAGAGCTATCTCTCTCGAGATATCCTGTACTTCATCATCATCAAGCTCTCCCAAAATTTTGGAAGAAAGCTCTTCCCCTAACGTTATCAGAAGCATAGCAGCTTTTTTAATCCCTGTCATATTTTGAGTATCAGCCATACTTTTAAGCTCCGCCCTCTCTTATCCACGCTTTTATAAGATTTGCTATCATCTCAGGGTCTTCATTTGCTGACTCTTCAATCTTCTTTAGCATAACCTTTGCCTTAACGGAATCAACATCCATAGGCACGCTTTCATCAAGCTCCGATTCTATCTCTTTCTCAAGCTCTTCAAGTGTCTTAGGAAATTTTATATCATCGTCTACCAATAAGTTTAGCCCTTCACCTTTTCCTGCACCAGCCCCACCACCTACGGCGGCAAGTGTACCGTATTTTGTTTCTTTAACTTCACCAAGTCTTTTGATAATCTTTTTAAACACAAGAAGATAGAAAAGTAAAAATACCAAGATGGCAGACAAATACTTAGCACCTTTAAGTGCATAATCTATATACATTTGCCTTTTGACCACAGTCACCTCAGCCGCTGAAGCCGTGGTGTCGAAAGATACATTAGATACCTCTATTTTATCCCCTCTTGTTTCATTAAAGCCTACTGCGTTTGCCACAAGATTCTTAATTCTTTCTA
Proteins encoded in this window:
- the fliG gene encoding flagellar motor switch protein FliG; the protein is MADTQNMTGIKKAAMLLITLGEELSSKILGELDDDEVQDISREIALTKMVDPDTMEAVVEEFYNMLLAKKFISKGGLDYAKSVLTKSLGPERARKIIDRLTKLLEQSSGFEFLTKIEPKQLAKFIQNEHPQTIALILAHLDPSQAAESLAELPEDLKAEVAIRIANLQDISPSVVKTLSKVLEERFESISSYNVEVGGVKSVAEIFNRMDRTASKQTLERLEKDAPELVASIRDMMFVFEDIKRLGQQAIQEILKRADKNTLTLALKGADEELKNRFFESMSKRAVETMKEEMDYMGPVKLKDVEKAQHEIVEIVRELDEEGVVSISGGDEEQYV